The following are encoded together in the Bacillota bacterium genome:
- the hypE gene encoding hydrogenase expression/formation protein HypE, translating to MDQCIDRDVITLAHGGGGELTYELIKEVFHPCFHSPYLDILDDAARLNIGVEMGTGCQGHDTLSLSLLPPEPPGQPATAMQGWASLQIAVTTDSFVVRPLFFPGGDIGKLAVCGTINDLSVSGARPLALTCSVILEDGFPLDDLRCIIASMARAARECGVQIVTGDTKVVERGACGGVYINTTGLGAVLHHTSISGMNARPGDRILISGTIGDHEASILLARLESGFESDLTSDVAPVWPVVERLLDSPFGRDIHAMRDPTRGGVAAALNEIALQSEIEILIDEAELPVKPQVSATCELLGLDPLYLASEGKVLIFVSLESSRQVLDILKCHPLGREARVIGEVARKRRPRTAAGGRVWLKTASGGMREVPMPAGVSLPRIC from the coding sequence ATGGATCAATGCATAGATCGAGATGTAATAACGCTCGCGCATGGTGGAGGGGGCGAACTAACTTACGAGCTCATCAAGGAGGTATTTCACCCTTGCTTTCATAGCCCATACCTCGATATCCTGGATGACGCCGCTCGCCTGAATATAGGGGTGGAAATGGGCACAGGCTGCCAGGGACATGACACGCTATCGCTATCGCTCCTCCCGCCTGAGCCTCCCGGCCAGCCGGCCACCGCCATGCAAGGGTGGGCGAGCTTACAGATCGCCGTTACTACTGATAGCTTTGTGGTAAGGCCGCTCTTCTTCCCGGGCGGGGATATTGGAAAGCTCGCGGTCTGCGGCACAATAAACGACCTCTCGGTCAGCGGTGCGCGCCCCCTAGCCCTGACGTGCTCCGTTATCCTCGAGGATGGCTTCCCCCTGGATGACCTGCGCTGCATAATCGCATCCATGGCCCGGGCAGCCCGGGAGTGTGGTGTCCAGATCGTGACGGGCGATACGAAAGTCGTGGAGAGAGGGGCCTGCGGCGGGGTTTACATTAATACGACCGGACTGGGCGCCGTGTTACATCACACATCCATCAGCGGCATGAATGCACGCCCTGGTGACAGGATCCTCATCTCAGGGACCATAGGCGATCATGAGGCTTCGATCCTCCTGGCACGGCTGGAGTCGGGTTTCGAATCCGACCTGACAAGCGATGTGGCGCCGGTATGGCCGGTGGTGGAGCGGCTCCTCGATTCCCCATTTGGGCGTGATATCCATGCCATGAGGGACCCCACTCGCGGCGGTGTAGCCGCAGCCCTGAATGAGATCGCGCTGCAATCAGAGATCGAGATTCTCATTGATGAAGCTGAGCTGCCTGTGAAGCCACAGGTGAGCGCCACCTGCGAGCTCCTGGGGCTGGACCCGCTCTACCTGGCGAGTGAAGGAAAGGTTTTGATATTCGTGTCGCTCGAATCCTCCCGCCAGGTCCTTGATATACTGAAATGCCATCCCCTGGGACGGGAGGCGCGCGTCATAGGGGAGGTAGCCAGGAAGCGCCGGCCTCGAACAGCGGCCGGCGGCCGGGTCTGGCTCAAGACGGCCTCAGGGGGAATGCGGGAAGTGCCCATGCCCGCTGGCGTGAGCCTCCCACGTATCTGCTGA